DNA from Geobacillus vulcani PSS1:
GGGGCTGTTGTTTGGCTCCTGTATTTTTTTGTTTGGAAAGCGAAAGTGGTTTTCCATGTTTGGGTTTACGGCTTTTTTCGCTCAAAAGGCAACATTTTCCGCATTTTCTTGACGGTGAAGAAGGAATTTTCGCCTCTTGAAGCGAACGAATATACATCAATCGTCTCGATTCGACAAAAAGAGAACGACAACGAGCTGGAATACATTTGAGGTGTTTTTAGGGAGGAAAGAGGATGTTTACGACGGTCATCACGCCGCGCGTGTCGGAAACGGACGGTGTCGGTCATATTAACAACACGACGGTGCCTGTTTGGTTTGAAGCCGGTCGGCATGAAATTTTCAAACTGTTTACGCCGGATTTGTCGTTTCGGCGCTGGCGGATGGTAATCATCCGCATGGAAGTCGACTATGTCAATCAAATGTATTACGGACAAGATGTGACAGTGTACACCGGTATTGAGCGTATTGGCAACACAAGCCTTACTATTTATGAGGAAATCCATCAAAATGGGGCGGTTTGCGCTAAAGGGCGGGCGGTGTATGTCAATTTCAATTTTGAGACGGGACGTCCTGAACGGATTCCGGATGACATTCGCAGCGCGTTGCGTGAGCATCTTTGGCAGCCGAACGAATAGGGAAGAAGGCGGCTGCCAAAGAGGTTTTGATCAGCCTTCTAGAAGGCTAATGAACCGATGGTTACTGGACGCCAAG
Protein-coding regions in this window:
- a CDS encoding acyl-CoA thioesterase, with the translated sequence MFTTVITPRVSETDGVGHINNTTVPVWFEAGRHEIFKLFTPDLSFRRWRMVIIRMEVDYVNQMYYGQDVTVYTGIERIGNTSLTIYEEIHQNGAVCAKGRAVYVNFNFETGRPERIPDDIRSALREHLWQPNE